In Doryrhamphus excisus isolate RoL2022-K1 chromosome 21, RoL_Dexc_1.0, whole genome shotgun sequence, a single genomic region encodes these proteins:
- the LOC131109004 gene encoding collectin-12-like isoform X2 gives MKDDFADEEEVQSFGYKRFGIQEGTECTKCKNEWALKTSIALLYVLCTLLTIAVAVLGYKVVQRVDNVSAGIANYGGKIIAVESDLKKLDDQTGEKSENTTTEIQAFKNNVRTLQIQLSLIEEHIHSDQAKMSQLQNLGSDIQSNQGSIQGLLDSNTAALRFVNSTLHSYGNIIESLQDDTVRLQRDLQQQVKLQNQVLLSIGSLNLTQAQQRGVINSLHRAVDDTSQSIQKIRNDFQSLEQTSRQTLSDSEWLRSKVDNLQVLATNTSILSKANNDSLEEVASQLTFMSNQLQNTSGLADAHGQALREILDREKDFGNLTSSKFERLEVRLDESEQSMDRVTGNISFTTQLLGAINLNLNDLRSCSETVGRHSEFLLNLNNSMADMRTDEAGLRSQQEELATRLDKEVTSLSIIMEEMKLVDTKHSQLITNFTILQGPPGPRGPRGDKGPSGPSGQPGQKGEKGEKGASGIRGPRGEQGIPGPPGLPGLKGLPGVPGNPGSKGPRGSGGRAGPPGGKGEPGTAGLPGRDGQPGLQGAQGPPGIRGPMGPAGEQGPRGLQGPVGPPGPAGPPGPSGIPTRGSVIPLGPVSLQDEAVAPTRWTPGCPSEWLHYRDKCYFLSKDQRSFDDAKTTCEFHSASLLIISDAEEQKWLTQQTSGKGYFWMALTDREEENVWRWLDGSEPAFTKWKAGQPDNWGHGHESGEDCAGLIHQALWNDFSCEDLINYICEKQQETTGSPGS, from the exons TGGTGCAAAGAGTGGACAACGTGTCTGCAGGCATTGCCAACTATGGAGGAAAGATTATTGCAGTGGAAAGTGACTTGAAAAAGCTAG ATGATCAAACTGGGGAAAAGTCCGAGAACACCACCACGGAGATCCAGGCTTTTAAGAACAATGTCAGGACTCTACAGATACAACTGTCCCTGATAGAGGAGCACATTCACAGCGACCAGGCCAAGATGAGCCAACTACAGAACCTCGGCTCAGACATCCAGAGCAACCAGGGTTCCATTCAGGGTCTGCTGGATAGCAACACGGCCGCCTTGCGCTTTGTCAacagcaccttacattcttacGGCAACATCATTGAGAGTCTGCAAGATGACACAGTCAGGCTGCAGAGAGATCTTCAGCAGCAGGTGAAACTTCAGAACCAAGTCTTGCTGAGCATTGGCAGCCTGAACCTCACACAAGCCCAGCAACGGGGCGTCATTAACTCTCTGCATCGTGCCGTGGATGACACCAGTCAGAGCATTCAGAAAATCCGCAATGACTTTCAAAGCCTTGAGCAGACCAGTCGTCAGACGCTGTCTGATAGCGAGTGGCTCCGGAGTAAGGTGGACAATCTCCAGGTTCTGGCCACAAATACCTCGATACTCTCCAAGGCCAACAACGACAGCTTGGAGGAGGTCGCATCCCAGCTGACCTTCATGTCCAATCAGTTACAGAACACCAGTGGCTTGGCTGATGCCCACGGTCAGGCCCTGAGGGAGATCCTCGACCGGGAAAAGGACTTCGGCAACCTTACGTCCTCTAAATTTGAGCGTCTGGAGGTCCGTCTAGATGAGTCCGAGCAGAGCATGGACCGTGTGACAGGCAACATCAGCTTCACCACACAGCTCCTAGGCGCCATCAACCTCAACTTAAACGACCTGCGCTCGTGTTCCGAGACAGTTGGTCGTCACTCTGAGTTCTTGTTGAACCTCAACAATAGCATGGCTGACATGAGGACGGATGAAGCCGGCCTGAGATCGCAGCAAGAGGAGTTGGCGACACGTTTGGACAAGGAGGTCACCAGCCTCTCCATCATCATGGAGGAGATGAAGCTGGTGGACACCAAGCACTCCCAGTTAATAACCAACTTCACGATACTACAAG GTCCTCCTGGTCCCAGAGGGCCAAGGGGGGACAAAGGGCCTTCAGGGCCATCTGGCCAACCCGGTCAGAAGGGCGAGAAAGGGGAAAAGGGTGCATCAGGGATACGGGGACCAAGAGGAGAGCAGGGTATTCCAGGCCCACCAGGTCTTCCAGGTTTAAAAGGTCTCCCAGGCGTCCCAGGAAACCCAGGGTCTAAGGGTCCCAGAGGATCTGGAGGAAGAGCTGGACCTCCGGGAGGTAAAGGTGAACCGGGCACTGCCGGTCTACCTGGTAGAGATGGACAGCCTGGTCTCCAGGGGGCACAGGGCCCACCGGGCATTCGAGGTCCAATGGGGCCAGCTGGAGAACAGGGGCCAAGGGGACTGCAGGGACCAGTGGGGCCACCAGGGCCAGCGGGGCCACCGGGACCGTCAGGAATTCCCACACGTGGATCAGTCATTCCCTTGGGTCCGGTGTCTCTGCAGGATGAAGCAGTAGCTCCGACTCGCTGGACCCCAG GATGTCCTTCTGAGTGGCTTCACTACCGAGACAAGTGCTACTTCTTATCCAAAGACCAGCGCAGTTTTGATGATGCAAAGACCACATGTGAATTCCACTCTGCTTCCTTGTTGATCATCAGTGATGCGGAGGAACAG AAATGGCTGACGCAGCAGACATCAGGGAAGGGCTACTTCTGGATGGCTCTGACCGATAGAGAGGAGGAGAATGTGTGGCGATGGCTGGATGGCAGCGAGCCTGCATTCAC GAAGTGGAAAGCCGGCCAGCCTGACAACTGGGGTCACGGCCATGAAAGTGGCGAGGACTGTGCAGGTCTCATCCACCAAGCCTTGTGGAATGACTTCTCCTGTGAAGACCTCATAAACTACATTTGCGAGAAACAACAGGAGACAA CAGGGAGTCCGGGCTCCTAG
- the LOC131109004 gene encoding collectin-12-like isoform X1 encodes MKDDFADEEEVQSFGYKRFGIQEGTECTKCKNEWALKTSIALLYVLCTLLTIAVAVLGYKVVQRVDNVSAGIANYGGKIIAVESDLKKLDDQTGEKSENTTTEIQAFKNNVRTLQIQLSLIEEHIHSDQAKMSQLQNLGSDIQSNQGSIQGLLDSNTAALRFVNSTLHSYGNIIESLQDDTVRLQRDLQQQVKLQNQVLLSIGSLNLTQAQQRGVINSLHRAVDDTSQSIQKIRNDFQSLEQTSRQTLSDSEWLRSKVDNLQVLATNTSILSKANNDSLEEVASQLTFMSNQLQNTSGLADAHGQALREILDREKDFGNLTSSKFERLEVRLDESEQSMDRVTGNISFTTQLLGAINLNLNDLRSCSETVGRHSEFLLNLNNSMADMRTDEAGLRSQQEELATRLDKEVTSLSIIMEEMKLVDTKHSQLITNFTILQGPPGPRGPRGDKGPSGPSGQPGQKGEKGEKGASGIRGPRGEQGIPGPPGLPGLKGLPGVPGNPGSKGPRGSGGRAGPPGGKGEPGTAGLPGRDGQPGLQGAQGPPGIRGPMGPAGEQGPRGLQGPVGPPGPAGPPGPSGIPTRGSVIPLGPVSLQDEAVAPTRWTPGKTSPKTTIMNVNRNTEVIACSTGCPSEWLHYRDKCYFLSKDQRSFDDAKTTCEFHSASLLIISDAEEQKWLTQQTSGKGYFWMALTDREEENVWRWLDGSEPAFTKWKAGQPDNWGHGHESGEDCAGLIHQALWNDFSCEDLINYICEKQQETTGSPGS; translated from the exons TGGTGCAAAGAGTGGACAACGTGTCTGCAGGCATTGCCAACTATGGAGGAAAGATTATTGCAGTGGAAAGTGACTTGAAAAAGCTAG ATGATCAAACTGGGGAAAAGTCCGAGAACACCACCACGGAGATCCAGGCTTTTAAGAACAATGTCAGGACTCTACAGATACAACTGTCCCTGATAGAGGAGCACATTCACAGCGACCAGGCCAAGATGAGCCAACTACAGAACCTCGGCTCAGACATCCAGAGCAACCAGGGTTCCATTCAGGGTCTGCTGGATAGCAACACGGCCGCCTTGCGCTTTGTCAacagcaccttacattcttacGGCAACATCATTGAGAGTCTGCAAGATGACACAGTCAGGCTGCAGAGAGATCTTCAGCAGCAGGTGAAACTTCAGAACCAAGTCTTGCTGAGCATTGGCAGCCTGAACCTCACACAAGCCCAGCAACGGGGCGTCATTAACTCTCTGCATCGTGCCGTGGATGACACCAGTCAGAGCATTCAGAAAATCCGCAATGACTTTCAAAGCCTTGAGCAGACCAGTCGTCAGACGCTGTCTGATAGCGAGTGGCTCCGGAGTAAGGTGGACAATCTCCAGGTTCTGGCCACAAATACCTCGATACTCTCCAAGGCCAACAACGACAGCTTGGAGGAGGTCGCATCCCAGCTGACCTTCATGTCCAATCAGTTACAGAACACCAGTGGCTTGGCTGATGCCCACGGTCAGGCCCTGAGGGAGATCCTCGACCGGGAAAAGGACTTCGGCAACCTTACGTCCTCTAAATTTGAGCGTCTGGAGGTCCGTCTAGATGAGTCCGAGCAGAGCATGGACCGTGTGACAGGCAACATCAGCTTCACCACACAGCTCCTAGGCGCCATCAACCTCAACTTAAACGACCTGCGCTCGTGTTCCGAGACAGTTGGTCGTCACTCTGAGTTCTTGTTGAACCTCAACAATAGCATGGCTGACATGAGGACGGATGAAGCCGGCCTGAGATCGCAGCAAGAGGAGTTGGCGACACGTTTGGACAAGGAGGTCACCAGCCTCTCCATCATCATGGAGGAGATGAAGCTGGTGGACACCAAGCACTCCCAGTTAATAACCAACTTCACGATACTACAAG GTCCTCCTGGTCCCAGAGGGCCAAGGGGGGACAAAGGGCCTTCAGGGCCATCTGGCCAACCCGGTCAGAAGGGCGAGAAAGGGGAAAAGGGTGCATCAGGGATACGGGGACCAAGAGGAGAGCAGGGTATTCCAGGCCCACCAGGTCTTCCAGGTTTAAAAGGTCTCCCAGGCGTCCCAGGAAACCCAGGGTCTAAGGGTCCCAGAGGATCTGGAGGAAGAGCTGGACCTCCGGGAGGTAAAGGTGAACCGGGCACTGCCGGTCTACCTGGTAGAGATGGACAGCCTGGTCTCCAGGGGGCACAGGGCCCACCGGGCATTCGAGGTCCAATGGGGCCAGCTGGAGAACAGGGGCCAAGGGGACTGCAGGGACCAGTGGGGCCACCAGGGCCAGCGGGGCCACCGGGACCGTCAGGAATTCCCACACGTGGATCAGTCATTCCCTTGGGTCCGGTGTCTCTGCAGGATGAAGCAGTAGCTCCGACTCGCTGGACCCCAGGTAAAACCTCCCCCAAGACCACCATCATGAATGTCAACAGGAACACTGAGGTGATTGCTTGTTCTACAGGATGTCCTTCTGAGTGGCTTCACTACCGAGACAAGTGCTACTTCTTATCCAAAGACCAGCGCAGTTTTGATGATGCAAAGACCACATGTGAATTCCACTCTGCTTCCTTGTTGATCATCAGTGATGCGGAGGAACAG AAATGGCTGACGCAGCAGACATCAGGGAAGGGCTACTTCTGGATGGCTCTGACCGATAGAGAGGAGGAGAATGTGTGGCGATGGCTGGATGGCAGCGAGCCTGCATTCAC GAAGTGGAAAGCCGGCCAGCCTGACAACTGGGGTCACGGCCATGAAAGTGGCGAGGACTGTGCAGGTCTCATCCACCAAGCCTTGTGGAATGACTTCTCCTGTGAAGACCTCATAAACTACATTTGCGAGAAACAACAGGAGACAA CAGGGAGTCCGGGCTCCTAG